AAGCAGAAGGTGGTTGAAAATTCGGTTACATGATCAACGGAACCCAAGCCGAATATGTAAGAGTTCCTTTTGCCGATAATAGTTTATATAAATATCCTGATACAATTTCTGATGAAGTAGCTGTTATGTTATCAGACGCCCTACCAACTGGACACGAAATTGGTGTTCAATATGGTCAAGTTTCACCTGGAAAAACAGTAGCAATTCTTGGTGCAGGTCCAGTTGGAATGGGAGCACTTTTAACTGCCCAACTATACTCACCAGCTAAATTAATCGTGATTGATTTTGACAAAAACCGTTTAGAAAAAGCTAAAGAATTAGGAGCAACTCACACATTAGTTCCTGATGAAACACTATTAGACAAACTCCACGAAATTGTTGGTCCTGATGGTGTTGATGTGGCAATTGAAGCTGTTGGAGTTCCACAGTCATGAGACACATGCCAAAAAATTGTTAAACCAGGTGGAAACATTTCTGTTGTTGGTGTTCACGGTAAAAAAGTCGACTTTAACCTTCAAAATCTCTGAATTAAAAACCTCACCGTTACAACCGGACTAGTAAATACAAACACACTACCAATGCTAATTAACGCTGTTTCAACCGGAAAACTACCAGTTCAAGGTCTAATTACCCACCGCTTTAACCTTTCTGATATCATGAAAGCTTATGATACCTTCTTAAATGCATCTGACAATAAAGCAATGAAAATTTTCATTGACGCGACAAAATAAAGTTTATTATTTTCGTTTTATTATTTGTAAATTGATTTGTAAGACTTGTACTTTTAAAAGTGCGAGTCTTATTTTTTTATTTTCAATTTTTAAAATAAAAAAATTCAGTTATATTAACCTTGCTAAGAAAAAATTAATAAATTTTTAGATATTAGAATTAAGGGGGACTTAATTATGTTTTTTTGGCTAAAAAACTCAGATAAAGCAAATTTTAAACTATGTTTTAAAGATAGTGTAATGGCTTAAAATTAACCGTTTGCAAAAAAAAAAAAAAATGCTTGGTCTAAAAAAAATTTCTGTTATAATTAAACTCACTAAGAATGAATTAATAAATTTTGATATTGAATTAGGGGGAATTAGTTATGTTTTTTGTCTAAAAAATCAGAAAATGCGAATTTTCCGTTATGTTTTTAAATATAATGGAATGCCATAAATTTAACCGTTTAGAAATCTATAAATTTATGGCTTTTAATTATTGTTCTTTCAAAACTTCATATATTTTTTTAGGCTCAATGTAAGTAAAAACGAGCTTTCTATTTGCATTGAGTTTAAATAGTAGTTATATTTTTTTATGATTTTTGTTAGTGTTTTAAACTAAAAAAACAGTTTAAAAATTTCATAATTTTGCTTTTTAGGGTAAAATTTTAGCTTTTTTAGTTTGCTTTATTCCTGAGTTTCCCAGTTTGATAAGGTAATTTCAAAAAAGCATCCGTTTTTAGGCAATTTTTTAAGTTTTTTGGTAAAAGTTAATTACAATTTTATTAGTAATTTATTAAGATATCAAAGTATTGATTGTTTCCAAATAACTTGTTTAAAATTTCATGTTTGAAATTTCCTTAAAATATTTAGGTTTTTTGCCAAACAATTTGTTTACTTCAATAAAACCATCTTTATTTTGTTTTTTCATAATTTATAATTATACCATAAAATTACTTAAAA
This sequence is a window from Mesomycoplasma ovipneumoniae. Protein-coding genes within it:
- a CDS encoding zinc-dependent alcohol dehydrogenase family protein, whose product is MKALVYRGDHSIALEDVDKPVIQKPTDAIVRVTKTTICGTDLGIFKGKNPEVASGRILGHEGIGIVEEIGSSVSNVKVGDKVLIGCITPCGKCDNCRVQLYSHCREAEGGWKFGYMINGTQAEYVRVPFADNSLYKYPDTISDEVAVMLSDALPTGHEIGVQYGQVSPGKTVAILGAGPVGMGALLTAQLYSPAKLIVIDFDKNRLEKAKELGATHTLVPDETLLDKLHEIVGPDGVDVAIEAVGVPQSWDTCQKIVKPGGNISVVGVHGKKVDFNLQNLWIKNLTVTTGLVNTNTLPMLINAVSTGKLPVQGLITHRFNLSDIMKAYDTFLNASDNKAMKIFIDATK